The Lysobacter enzymogenes genome window below encodes:
- a CDS encoding cytochrome c produces the protein MSDTQPTAAAPKRKGNGSKYLFLFLIGLVGGVVATVMAMNALNQRKDHFPDSVMHVQAWHLGELNGKVKQNRCAATDTLPHIKTLRTMADDLDPAFPGLKDDPRFSQHSAKMRAALDNALANPPVSCAGVTTVAEQIGEACKACHQDFRG, from the coding sequence ATGAGCGACACCCAGCCCACCGCCGCCGCGCCGAAGCGCAAAGGCAATGGTTCGAAGTATCTGTTCCTGTTTCTGATCGGCCTGGTCGGCGGCGTCGTCGCCACGGTGATGGCGATGAACGCGTTGAACCAGCGCAAGGACCATTTCCCCGACAGCGTCATGCACGTGCAGGCCTGGCATCTGGGCGAGCTCAACGGCAAGGTCAAGCAGAACCGCTGCGCGGCCACCGACACGCTGCCGCACATCAAGACCTTGCGCACGATGGCCGACGACCTGGATCCGGCTTTCCCCGGGCTCAAGGACGATCCGCGCTTCTCCCAGCATTCGGCCAAGATGCGCGCCGCGCTCGACAACGCGCTGGCCAATCCGCCGGTCAGCTGCGCCGGCGTGACCACCGTGGCCGAGCAGATCGGCGAGGCCTGCAAGGCCTGCCATCAGGATTTCCGCGGCTAA
- a CDS encoding M35 family metallo-endopeptidase — protein sequence MKLRFVHVVSVGAVLSGAIAAAVATPPSAGQNNPLRVGIVAVTGGADDFLGAVEISITNTGKQAVRLPKWQLPNDEFDAKLFAISYNGAPVAYEGKMVKRGVPTAADFAILQPGQTYRRTVDLSAGYDLSRTGQYVVTFRAPLQHASTSDRVMLHQANGLPMSAQSAPLQLWVDGIDQLGGAKLAAAKKPVGPTAVVNGVNYVGCTTARTSSAGQAVVQARAYAENAKGYLNGGTVGPRYTTWFGAYTSSRYSTARSHFQAIDTALDQNNGQITINCGCTSSAYAYVYANQPYQIYVCNAFWNAPLTGTDSKAGTLVHEMSHFTVVAGTDDHAYGQSAAKSLATSNPTNALDNADNHEYFAENTPFQN from the coding sequence ATGAAACTTCGCTTCGTGCATGTGGTTTCCGTGGGCGCCGTACTGTCCGGCGCGATCGCCGCCGCCGTCGCCACGCCGCCGTCGGCCGGTCAGAACAATCCGCTGCGCGTCGGCATCGTCGCCGTCACCGGCGGCGCCGACGATTTCCTCGGCGCGGTGGAGATCAGCATCACCAACACCGGCAAGCAGGCGGTGCGCCTGCCCAAGTGGCAGCTGCCGAACGACGAGTTCGACGCCAAGCTGTTCGCGATCAGCTACAACGGCGCGCCGGTCGCGTACGAAGGCAAGATGGTCAAGCGCGGCGTGCCGACCGCGGCGGATTTCGCGATCCTGCAGCCGGGCCAGACCTATCGCCGCACGGTCGACCTGTCGGCCGGCTACGACCTCTCGCGCACCGGCCAGTACGTGGTGACCTTCCGCGCGCCGTTGCAGCACGCTTCCACGTCCGACCGGGTCATGCTGCATCAGGCCAACGGCCTGCCGATGAGCGCGCAGAGCGCGCCGCTGCAGCTGTGGGTCGACGGCATCGACCAGCTCGGCGGCGCCAAGCTCGCCGCGGCGAAGAAGCCGGTCGGCCCGACCGCGGTCGTCAACGGCGTCAACTACGTCGGCTGCACCACCGCGCGCACCAGTTCGGCCGGCCAGGCCGTGGTGCAGGCGCGCGCTTACGCCGAAAACGCCAAGGGCTATCTCAACGGCGGCACCGTCGGCCCGCGCTACACCACCTGGTTCGGCGCCTACACGTCCAGCCGTTATTCGACCGCGCGCTCGCACTTCCAGGCCATCGACACCGCGCTGGACCAGAACAACGGCCAGATCACCATCAACTGCGGCTGCACCAGCAGCGCCTACGCCTACGTGTATGCGAACCAGCCGTACCAGATCTACGTGTGCAACGCGTTCTGGAACGCGCCGCTGACCGGCACCGATTCCAAGGCCGGCACCCTGGTCCACGAGATGAGCCACTTCACCGTGGTCGCCGGCACCGACGATCACGCCTACGGCCAGTCCGCGGCCAAGAGCCTGGCGACGAGCAACCCGACCAACGCGCTCGACAACGCCGACAACCACGAGTACTTCGCCGAAAACACCCCGTTCCAGAACTGA
- a CDS encoding tRNA threonylcarbamoyladenosine dehydratase: MNAIASDSLRPSDAAADDAIWQERFAGIDRLYGQGSVARFRQCRVAVVGMGGVGSWAVEALARTGIGHLTLIDADDLCVSNTNRQLPALAGQYGRAKVEAMAERCRAINPAIEVDAVQSFLTPSNLSELLDRGFDLVLDACDSFRSKVELIAWCRRRKLPVIAVGSAGGRTDPTLVRVRDLSRTEHDAMLALIRKKLRSEFNFPKNASRYFGVSAIYSLENVKYPQPDGSVCGLRPKLDGDAALKLDCGAGLGAATHITGVFAFAAVARALEILLKPKAQAA, translated from the coding sequence ATGAACGCCATCGCTTCCGACTCCCTCCGCCCCTCCGATGCCGCCGCCGACGACGCGATCTGGCAAGAACGCTTCGCCGGCATCGACCGGCTCTACGGCCAGGGTTCCGTGGCCCGCTTCCGCCAGTGCCGGGTCGCCGTGGTCGGCATGGGCGGGGTCGGCTCGTGGGCGGTGGAGGCGCTGGCGCGCACCGGCATCGGGCATTTGACCCTGATCGACGCCGACGACCTGTGCGTGTCCAACACCAACCGCCAGCTGCCGGCGCTGGCCGGCCAGTACGGCCGGGCCAAGGTCGAGGCGATGGCCGAGCGCTGCCGCGCGATCAATCCCGCGATCGAGGTCGATGCGGTGCAGAGTTTCCTCACTCCGAGCAACCTCAGCGAACTGCTCGACCGCGGCTTCGATCTGGTGCTCGACGCTTGCGACAGCTTCCGCAGCAAGGTCGAGCTGATCGCCTGGTGCCGGCGGCGCAAGCTGCCGGTGATCGCGGTCGGCTCGGCCGGCGGCCGCACCGACCCGACCCTGGTGCGGGTGCGCGACCTGTCGCGCACCGAACACGACGCGATGCTGGCGCTGATCCGCAAGAAGCTGCGCAGCGAGTTCAACTTCCCCAAGAACGCCAGCCGTTACTTCGGCGTGTCGGCGATCTATTCGCTGGAGAACGTCAAGTACCCGCAGCCCGACGGCAGCGTGTGCGGCCTGCGGCCGAAGCTCGACGGCGATGCGGCGCTGAAGCTTGATTGCGGCGCGGGGCTGGGCGCGGCGACGCACATCACCGGCGTGTTCGCATTCGCGGCGGTGGCGCGGGCGTTGGAGATTTTGCTGAAGCCGAAGGCGCAGGCCGCTTGA
- a CDS encoding TatD family hydrolase, whose protein sequence is MIDSHCHLDAPEFDPDRADVVARARAAGVGAQVVPAIDAAGWPKLREVCAAAPGLHPAYGLHPMFLDAHRREHLPLLREWLQRERPCAVGECGLDYYVEGLDPETQSFYFDGQLRLAREFDLPLIVHARHAVDATIAAIRRVGGLRGVVHSYSGSEEQAQQLWKLGFLLGLGGPVTYERAQRLRRIAATMPLEFLLLETDAPDQPDAQIRGQRNEPARLAGICETIAELRDVSADEVARATTANARRLFGLDA, encoded by the coding sequence CTGATCGACAGCCATTGCCACCTCGACGCGCCGGAGTTCGACCCCGACCGCGCCGACGTGGTCGCGCGCGCCCGCGCGGCCGGGGTCGGCGCGCAGGTGGTGCCGGCGATCGACGCGGCCGGCTGGCCCAAGCTGCGCGAGGTCTGCGCCGCCGCGCCCGGGCTGCATCCGGCCTACGGCCTGCATCCGATGTTCCTCGATGCGCACCGCCGCGAGCACCTGCCGCTGCTGCGCGAGTGGCTGCAACGCGAGCGGCCGTGCGCGGTCGGCGAATGCGGGCTGGATTACTACGTCGAAGGGTTGGACCCCGAAACCCAATCGTTCTACTTCGACGGCCAACTGCGACTGGCGCGCGAATTCGACCTGCCGCTGATCGTGCACGCGCGCCACGCGGTCGACGCGACGATCGCGGCGATCCGCCGCGTCGGCGGCCTGCGCGGCGTGGTGCACAGCTATTCGGGCAGCGAAGAACAGGCGCAGCAGCTGTGGAAGCTGGGCTTCCTGCTCGGTCTCGGCGGGCCGGTCACCTACGAGCGCGCGCAACGGCTGCGCCGGATCGCGGCGACGATGCCGCTGGAATTCCTGCTGCTGGAAACCGACGCGCCGGATCAGCCCGACGCGCAGATCCGCGGGCAACGCAACGAGCCGGCGCGGTTGGCGGGGATTTGCGAGACGATCGCGGAACTGCGCGACGTGTCGGCCGATGAAGTGGCGCGGGCGACTACGGCCAACGCCCGGCGCTTGTTCGGGCTGGATGCGTAA
- a CDS encoding cold-shock protein, translated as MSGKEIGTVKWFNDAKGFGFISRENGEDVFVHFRAIQSQGFKSLKEGQKVSFTVVQGQKGLQADAVEPL; from the coding sequence ATGTCCGGTAAAGAGATCGGAACCGTCAAGTGGTTCAACGACGCTAAGGGTTTTGGCTTCATCAGCCGCGAAAACGGCGAAGACGTGTTCGTGCATTTCCGCGCGATCCAGTCCCAGGGCTTCAAGAGCCTGAAGGAAGGCCAGAAGGTTTCGTTCACCGTGGTCCAGGGCCAGAAGGGCCTGCAGGCCGACGCGGTCGAGCCGTTGTAA
- a CDS encoding patatin-like phospholipase family protein — protein MKMRRILSLDGGGIRGLVSCHWLAGVEHALAQSKKAQARGKTGLLDHFDLLAGTSTGALVACGLAAGFSPEALAQLYREQRHTIFPNLAGRLWSRANRLISDGMSAPRYDGFGIERVLREVFGNTTLGQLKAPVLVTSYDTITRTPVIFKSFDPLHRDLPVWEVCRASTAAPTYFPAHPMTVEGKPRALIDGGVVANNPTACAIAEALRKDVRVDNSRDLVVLSVGTGERTRSIDLESARTWGALEWAVPIIDVLFDGNTDSVDYIARQLVGDGYYRMQAELLVGLDDLDDTSETNVLALETLAKEYLTRPATKKMLAQLGKKL, from the coding sequence ATGAAGATGCGGCGCATCCTCAGCCTGGACGGCGGAGGCATACGCGGCCTGGTGAGTTGCCACTGGCTGGCCGGCGTGGAACACGCCTTGGCGCAGTCCAAGAAAGCCCAGGCGCGCGGCAAGACCGGTTTGCTCGACCACTTCGACCTGCTCGCCGGCACCTCGACCGGCGCGCTGGTCGCCTGCGGCCTCGCCGCCGGGTTCTCGCCCGAAGCGCTGGCACAGTTGTACCGCGAGCAGCGCCACACGATCTTCCCGAACCTCGCCGGACGGCTGTGGTCGCGCGCCAACCGCCTCATCAGCGACGGGATGTCGGCGCCGCGCTACGACGGCTTCGGCATCGAGCGGGTGCTGCGCGAGGTGTTCGGCAACACCACCCTCGGCCAGCTCAAAGCGCCGGTGCTGGTGACCAGCTACGACACCATCACCCGCACGCCGGTGATCTTCAAGAGCTTCGACCCGCTGCACCGCGACCTGCCGGTATGGGAAGTCTGCCGCGCCTCCACCGCCGCGCCGACCTATTTCCCGGCCCATCCGATGACGGTGGAAGGCAAGCCGCGCGCGCTGATCGACGGCGGCGTGGTCGCCAACAATCCCACCGCCTGCGCGATCGCCGAAGCGCTGCGCAAGGACGTGCGGGTCGACAACAGCCGCGACCTGGTGGTGCTGTCGGTCGGCACCGGCGAGCGCACGCGCAGCATCGATCTGGAATCGGCGCGCACCTGGGGCGCGCTGGAATGGGCGGTGCCGATCATCGACGTGCTGTTCGACGGCAATACCGACTCGGTGGATTACATCGCCAGACAGTTGGTCGGCGACGGGTATTACCGCATGCAGGCGGAGCTGTTGGTGGGGTTGGACGATCTGGACGATACCAGCGAGACCAATGTGCTGGCGCTGGAGACGTTGGCGAAGGAGTATCTGACCCGACCGGCGACGAAGAAGATGTTGGCGCAGTTGGGGAAGAAGCTTTAG
- a CDS encoding DUF6116 family protein encodes MANPLLAPLMGFLGRLSYPRLFLITAGLFALDLVIPDFIPFIDELLLGLGTLLLANWKNRKQPATIEPPAPQR; translated from the coding sequence ATGGCCAATCCGCTGCTCGCTCCCCTGATGGGTTTCCTCGGCCGCCTGAGCTATCCGCGGCTGTTCCTGATCACCGCCGGCCTGTTCGCGCTGGACCTGGTGATCCCCGACTTCATTCCGTTCATCGACGAGCTGTTGCTCGGCCTGGGCACCCTGCTGCTGGCGAACTGGAAGAACCGCAAGCAGCCGGCGACGATCGAGCCGCCGGCGCCGCAGCGCTGA
- a CDS encoding phospholipase A: MPYSRSVLLTALAAAPLLASAQTAPTPATPEACLAITVDADRLACYDAALGRQGGGVRQADIAAKEAKAIQQNLELSDELAGKPKAGVVERARAAAGGGVFAHDAPLNDAIANAGKGGLLDSRWELAKDSKLGLFNFRAYKPVYLLPVFWNNDPNTRPHSPNPRNTVSEPQSLDSVEAKFQISFKTKAAENLFGDNGDLWMGYTQSSRWQVYNGEDSRPFRETNYEPEVLLVFRNNYRIGDWKGRMFAVGLNHQSNGRADPLSRSWNRVMFNIGLDKENWALMLRPWYRISDGNDDDNPDIEDYMGRGDLTLVHRRGGHEFSLMARHSLRGGDRSHGALQFDWGFPIHNQLRGHLQIFDGYGESLIDYNHKATYIGLGISLLEWY; encoded by the coding sequence ATGCCCTATTCCCGCTCCGTGTTGTTGACCGCGCTGGCCGCCGCGCCGCTGCTGGCGTCGGCGCAGACCGCACCGACGCCGGCCACGCCCGAAGCCTGCCTGGCCATTACCGTCGACGCCGACCGCCTGGCCTGCTACGACGCAGCGCTGGGCCGCCAGGGCGGCGGCGTGCGCCAGGCCGACATCGCCGCCAAGGAAGCCAAGGCGATCCAGCAGAACCTGGAACTCAGCGACGAACTGGCCGGCAAGCCCAAGGCCGGCGTGGTCGAACGCGCGCGCGCGGCCGCCGGCGGCGGCGTGTTCGCCCACGACGCGCCGCTGAACGACGCCATCGCCAACGCCGGCAAGGGCGGCCTGCTCGACAGCCGCTGGGAACTGGCCAAGGACTCCAAGCTGGGCCTGTTCAATTTCCGCGCCTACAAGCCGGTGTACCTGCTGCCGGTGTTCTGGAACAACGACCCGAACACGCGGCCGCACTCGCCGAACCCGCGCAACACGGTCAGCGAGCCGCAATCGCTGGACAGCGTCGAGGCCAAGTTCCAGATCAGCTTCAAGACCAAGGCGGCGGAGAACCTGTTCGGCGACAACGGCGATCTGTGGATGGGCTACACCCAGTCCTCGCGCTGGCAGGTCTACAACGGCGAGGACTCACGGCCGTTCCGCGAGACCAATTACGAGCCGGAAGTGTTGCTGGTGTTCCGCAACAACTACCGCATCGGCGACTGGAAGGGCCGGATGTTCGCGGTCGGCCTCAACCACCAGTCCAACGGCCGCGCCGATCCGTTGTCGCGCAGCTGGAACCGGGTGATGTTCAACATCGGCCTGGACAAGGAGAACTGGGCGCTGATGCTGCGCCCGTGGTACCGCATTTCCGACGGCAACGACGACGACAATCCGGACATCGAGGATTACATGGGCCGCGGCGACCTGACCCTGGTCCACCGCCGCGGCGGCCACGAGTTCTCGCTGATGGCGCGGCATTCGCTGCGCGGCGGCGACCGCTCGCACGGCGCCTTGCAGTTCGATTGGGGATTTCCGATCCACAACCAGCTGCGCGGCCACTTGCAGATTTTCGACGGCTACGGCGAAAGCCTGATCGACTACAACCACAAGGCGACATACATCGGCCTGGGCATCTCGTTGCTCGAGTGGTACTGA
- a CDS encoding acyl-CoA dehydrogenase family protein, producing MALHPYDLYDVRSLLSEEERAVQDTVARFTDERVIPIIGDAFDQGRFPKELIPEIAELGLLGSSLPEQYGCAGLNAVSYGLICQELERGDSGIRSFVSVQSSLCMYPIYAYGSEEQRMRWLPGMAKGEIIGCFGLTEPHGGSDPANMKTNAKKDGADWILNGSKMWITNGNLADIAIVWAQTEDGIQGFVVEKGMPGFAAQEIKHKMSLRASVTSSLFFDNVRVPDANRLPNVKGLKGPLGCLTQARYGITWGPIGAAVACLDEVLGYTKERILFGRPVAATQSAQLKMAEMARRITLAQLLVVQLGRLKDAGNMQPTQVSLAKWNNCRMAIDIARECRDLLGGAGITTEHAAIRHALNLESVITYEGTETVHQLVVGRELTGINAF from the coding sequence ATGGCCCTGCATCCCTACGATCTTTACGACGTCCGTTCCCTGCTCAGCGAGGAGGAGCGCGCCGTACAGGACACCGTGGCGCGCTTCACCGACGAGCGCGTGATCCCGATCATCGGCGATGCGTTCGACCAGGGCCGCTTTCCGAAGGAACTGATCCCGGAGATCGCCGAGCTCGGCCTGCTGGGTTCCTCGCTGCCGGAGCAGTACGGTTGCGCCGGCCTCAACGCGGTCAGCTACGGCCTGATCTGCCAGGAACTCGAGCGCGGCGACAGCGGCATCCGCAGCTTCGTCAGCGTGCAGTCCTCGCTGTGCATGTACCCGATCTACGCCTACGGCAGCGAAGAACAGCGCATGCGCTGGCTGCCGGGCATGGCCAAGGGCGAGATCATCGGCTGCTTCGGCCTGACCGAACCGCACGGCGGCTCGGATCCGGCCAACATGAAGACCAACGCGAAGAAGGACGGCGCGGACTGGATCCTCAACGGCTCGAAGATGTGGATCACCAACGGCAATCTGGCCGACATCGCGATCGTCTGGGCGCAGACCGAGGACGGCATCCAGGGCTTCGTGGTCGAGAAGGGCATGCCCGGTTTCGCCGCCCAGGAAATCAAGCACAAGATGAGCCTGCGCGCGTCGGTGACCTCGTCGCTGTTCTTCGACAACGTGCGCGTGCCCGACGCCAACCGCCTGCCGAACGTGAAGGGCCTCAAGGGTCCGCTGGGCTGCCTGACCCAGGCCCGCTACGGCATCACCTGGGGCCCGATCGGTGCGGCCGTGGCCTGCCTGGACGAAGTGCTGGGCTACACCAAGGAGCGCATCCTGTTCGGTCGTCCGGTCGCGGCGACCCAGTCGGCGCAGCTGAAGATGGCCGAGATGGCGCGCCGCATCACCCTGGCGCAGTTGCTGGTGGTGCAGCTGGGCCGTCTGAAGGACGCCGGCAACATGCAGCCGACCCAGGTGTCGCTGGCGAAGTGGAACAACTGCCGCATGGCGATCGACATCGCGCGCGAATGCCGCGACCTGCTCGGCGGCGCCGGCATCACCACCGAGCACGCCGCGATCCGCCACGCGCTGAACCTGGAATCGGTCATCACTTACGAAGGCACCGAGACCGTGCACCAGTTGGTTGTGGGCCGCGAGCTGACCGGCATCAACGCGTTCTGA
- a CDS encoding glycine zipper 2TM domain-containing protein, translating into MNKNLIAVAIASLLVGGVAVAAFQSFRGPAAPAAALTPAPAAEVPAAAVNGATPAGDLAASGAINTQPQLDYADVVNVKPINQKEKLYASVIGTDPVRETNTVSTPREVCEDVVVQERLPERDGNVGGTVVGAVVGGLLGNQIGKGNGRKAATAAGAVAGGFVGNRIDRNHVGGRVVNRTERQCHTVSDTSQSSKVVAYNVTYRNPDGTTGTMRTETKPGSRISLGSENKVVGYNVTYRYQGQEQTVRMDERPTQRLPVVNGQVVTQTAALASPGRG; encoded by the coding sequence ATGAACAAGAATTTGATTGCTGTCGCTATCGCGTCGCTGCTCGTAGGCGGCGTGGCGGTCGCGGCTTTCCAGAGCTTCCGCGGCCCCGCCGCTCCGGCTGCGGCGCTGACTCCGGCCCCGGCCGCCGAGGTTCCCGCCGCCGCCGTCAACGGCGCCACCCCGGCAGGCGACCTCGCCGCCAGCGGCGCGATCAACACCCAGCCGCAGCTCGATTACGCCGACGTGGTCAACGTCAAGCCGATCAACCAGAAAGAAAAGCTCTACGCGAGCGTGATCGGCACCGACCCGGTGCGCGAGACCAACACCGTGTCGACCCCGCGCGAAGTGTGCGAGGACGTGGTCGTGCAGGAACGCCTGCCCGAGCGCGACGGCAACGTCGGCGGCACCGTGGTCGGCGCGGTGGTCGGCGGCCTGCTCGGCAACCAGATCGGCAAGGGCAACGGCCGCAAGGCCGCGACCGCGGCCGGCGCTGTGGCCGGCGGCTTCGTCGGCAACCGCATCGACCGCAACCATGTCGGCGGCCGCGTGGTCAACCGCACCGAGCGCCAGTGCCACACCGTTTCGGACACCTCGCAGTCGAGCAAGGTCGTCGCCTACAACGTGACCTACCGCAACCCCGACGGCACCACCGGCACCATGCGCACCGAGACCAAGCCGGGCAGCCGCATCTCGCTGGGTTCGGAAAACAAGGTCGTCGGCTACAACGTGACCTACCGCTACCAGGGCCAGGAGCAGACCGTGCGCATGGACGAACGCCCGACCCAGCGTCTGCCGGTGGTCAACGGCCAGGTCGTGACCCAGACGGCCGCGCTGGCGTCGCCGGGCCGCGGCTGA
- a CDS encoding glutathione S-transferase family protein, producing MITVHGFSPSGNCHKLRLLLEQLGERYRWVEVDSSCGETRTPQFLALNPNGKVPVVDFGDGRTLSESNAILYYLADGSEFLPADLWQRAQALSWMNFEQYSHEPYIAVARFIAGWTPADSPRRADLPALRERGHQALAVMERHLQGNAWFTGERYGIADIALFAYTDVAPHGGIALDAYPQVLSWLARVRATPGFVALPEPHAQAAQRIAATHACP from the coding sequence ATGATCACCGTCCACGGCTTCTCGCCGTCCGGCAACTGCCACAAGCTGCGCCTGCTGCTGGAGCAACTCGGCGAACGCTATCGCTGGGTCGAGGTCGACAGCAGCTGCGGCGAGACCCGCACGCCGCAGTTCCTCGCGCTGAACCCCAACGGCAAGGTGCCGGTGGTGGACTTCGGCGACGGCCGCACCTTGAGCGAATCCAACGCGATCCTCTACTACCTGGCCGACGGCAGCGAGTTCCTGCCGGCCGACCTGTGGCAGCGCGCGCAGGCGCTGAGCTGGATGAACTTCGAGCAGTACAGCCACGAGCCGTACATCGCCGTGGCGCGTTTCATCGCCGGCTGGACGCCGGCGGATTCGCCGCGCCGCGCCGACTTGCCGGCGCTGCGCGAGCGCGGCCATCAGGCGCTGGCGGTGATGGAGCGGCATCTGCAGGGCAACGCCTGGTTCACTGGCGAGCGCTACGGCATCGCCGACATCGCCCTGTTCGCCTACACCGACGTGGCCCCGCACGGCGGGATCGCGCTGGACGCTTATCCGCAGGTGCTCTCGTGGCTGGCGCGGGTGCGCGCCACGCCCGGCTTCGTCGCCTTGCCCGAACCCCATGCGCAGGCCGCGCAGCGGATCGCCGCCACCCACGCGTGTCCCTGA
- a CDS encoding GNAT family N-acetyltransferase, whose translation MTIADIELETPRLLLRPPRIEDFDAWAQFMNAGDYLRYIGGPQPRPVAWRGMMSVIGSWAALGFGFFSVYEKASGRWIGRLGPWQPDGWPGTEVGWGIVEDAGGQGYASEGAAAAIDWAFDHLGWTEVIHTIDSDNLGSKGVARKLGSRYLRQDRLPEPFHEKEVEVWGQSREEWRARRKAQAGAARADAAQAGVSPE comes from the coding sequence ATGACGATCGCCGACATCGAACTGGAAACCCCGCGCCTGCTGCTGCGGCCGCCGCGGATCGAGGATTTCGACGCCTGGGCGCAGTTCATGAACGCCGGCGACTATCTGCGCTACATCGGCGGCCCGCAGCCGCGGCCGGTGGCCTGGCGCGGCATGATGTCGGTGATCGGCTCCTGGGCCGCGCTCGGCTTCGGTTTCTTCTCGGTCTACGAAAAGGCCTCCGGCCGCTGGATCGGCCGGCTCGGCCCGTGGCAGCCGGACGGCTGGCCGGGCACCGAGGTCGGCTGGGGCATCGTCGAGGACGCCGGCGGCCAGGGCTATGCCAGCGAAGGCGCGGCCGCGGCGATCGACTGGGCGTTCGATCATCTGGGCTGGACCGAGGTGATCCACACCATCGACTCGGACAACCTCGGCTCCAAAGGCGTGGCCAGGAAGCTGGGTTCGCGCTATCTGCGCCAGGACCGTCTGCCCGAGCCGTTCCACGAAAAGGAAGTGGAAGTGTGGGGGCAAAGCCGCGAGGAGTGGCGCGCGCGGCGCAAGGCGCAGGCCGGCGCGGCGCGAGCGGACGCGGCGCAAGCCGGAGTTTCGCCCGAATGA
- a CDS encoding DUF456 domain-containing protein → MNLDTFYYILAAVLVIVGIIGTILPALPGLPLVFGGMLLAAWVSGFEKVGWITLTVLAVLTVLSMVVDFVATAMGAKRVGASKLAIVGSVIGTFAGLAFGLIGVFVGPFVGALIGEWIHTRQLDQATKVGLGTWVGIVVGTVFKLGLAFAMVGVFAVAWFY, encoded by the coding sequence ATGAATCTGGACACGTTTTATTACATCCTCGCCGCGGTTCTGGTGATCGTGGGAATCATCGGGACGATACTCCCGGCACTGCCGGGGCTGCCTTTGGTGTTCGGCGGGATGTTGCTGGCGGCATGGGTGTCGGGGTTCGAGAAGGTCGGCTGGATCACCCTGACCGTGCTGGCGGTGCTGACCGTGCTGTCGATGGTGGTCGACTTCGTCGCCACCGCGATGGGGGCCAAACGGGTCGGGGCCAGCAAGCTGGCGATCGTCGGCTCGGTCATCGGCACCTTCGCCGGACTGGCGTTCGGGCTGATCGGGGTGTTCGTCGGGCCGTTCGTGGGCGCGCTGATAGGCGAGTGGATCCACACCCGCCAGCTCGACCAGGCGACCAAGGTCGGCCTCGGCACCTGGGTCGGCATCGTGGTCGGCACGGTGTTCAAGCTCGGGCTGGCGTTCGCGATGGTCGGCGTGTTCGCGGTCGCGTGGTTCTATTGA
- a CDS encoding glycine zipper 2TM domain-containing protein, which translates to MNIKNIRLLGVAAAASLALAGCATSGYGGGGGYGGGGYNNYPQQPQPGYGDQNRCYDCGVVTRIEQISTQSTAPSATGAVLGGLVGAVAGRKIADDHTDSKGRKNSATVAGAVAGAVAGNAIQNRVGAPSYNVYVRMDDGRTQVVTQKNLDGIRENTYVRVANGRVYIR; encoded by the coding sequence ATGAACATCAAGAACATCCGTTTGCTGGGCGTCGCTGCGGCGGCTTCGCTGGCCCTGGCCGGCTGCGCCACCTCGGGTTACGGCGGCGGCGGCGGTTACGGCGGCGGCGGTTACAACAACTATCCGCAGCAGCCGCAGCCGGGTTACGGCGACCAGAACCGCTGCTACGACTGCGGCGTGGTCACCCGGATCGAGCAGATCAGCACCCAGAGCACCGCTCCCAGCGCCACCGGCGCCGTGCTCGGCGGTCTGGTCGGCGCGGTCGCCGGGCGCAAGATCGCCGACGACCACACCGACAGCAAGGGCCGCAAGAACAGCGCCACCGTGGCCGGCGCGGTCGCCGGCGCGGTCGCCGGCAACGCCATCCAGAACCGGGTCGGCGCGCCGAGCTACAACGTCTACGTGCGCATGGACGACGGCCGCACCCAGGTCGTCACCCAGAAGAACCTCGACGGCATCCGCGAGAACACCTACGTGCGCGTCGCCAACGGCCGCGTTTACATCCGTTGA